A region of Nocardioides alkalitolerans DNA encodes the following proteins:
- the nadA gene encoding quinolinate synthase NadA has protein sequence MEPVTTVDLPLLPLGRGSDPATEPGVECPGDLPPASDPHLVERARAAKEALGDKVFVLGHHYQRDEVIQFADVTGDSFKLARDAAGRPDAPYIVFCGVHFMAESADILTTDAQQVILPDLAAGCSMADMALIGQVEDAWDALVDAGIADDVVPITYMNSSADIKAFCGRNGGAVCTSSNADVALEWAFDQRPEDTGKVLFLPDQHLGRNTAVLQMGIALEECVVWNPHRPNGGLTADELRNAKMILWKGHCSVHGRFSAESVDQLRATVPGVNILVHPECRHEVVTRADLVGSTEFIIRTIEAAEPGSSWAIGTELNLVKRLADAHPDKNISFLDRTVCYCSTMNRIDLPHLVWALESLVAGQVPNVIAVDAETQEWARVALQRMLDLPGRTAR, from the coding sequence ATGGAGCCCGTGACGACCGTCGATCTCCCCCTGCTCCCCCTCGGCCGCGGCTCCGACCCGGCCACCGAGCCGGGCGTCGAGTGCCCCGGCGACCTCCCGCCGGCGTCCGACCCACACCTGGTCGAGCGCGCCCGCGCCGCGAAGGAGGCGTTGGGCGACAAGGTCTTCGTGCTGGGCCACCACTACCAGCGCGACGAGGTCATCCAGTTCGCGGACGTCACCGGCGACTCCTTCAAGCTGGCGCGCGACGCCGCGGGGCGCCCGGACGCGCCGTACATCGTCTTCTGCGGCGTGCACTTCATGGCCGAGTCGGCGGACATCCTGACGACGGACGCGCAGCAGGTCATCCTGCCCGACCTCGCGGCCGGGTGCTCGATGGCCGACATGGCGCTCATCGGACAGGTCGAGGACGCGTGGGACGCGCTCGTCGACGCGGGGATCGCGGACGACGTCGTGCCGATCACCTACATGAACTCCTCGGCCGACATCAAGGCCTTCTGCGGCCGCAACGGCGGCGCCGTGTGCACGTCCTCGAACGCCGACGTCGCGCTCGAGTGGGCCTTCGACCAGCGCCCCGAGGACACGGGCAAGGTGCTGTTCCTGCCCGACCAGCACCTCGGTCGCAACACCGCGGTGCTGCAGATGGGCATCGCGCTGGAGGAGTGCGTGGTCTGGAACCCGCACCGCCCCAACGGTGGCCTCACCGCCGATGAGCTCCGCAACGCCAAGATGATCCTGTGGAAGGGCCACTGCTCGGTCCACGGCCGGTTCTCCGCCGAGTCCGTCGACCAGCTGCGGGCGACCGTCCCCGGGGTGAACATCCTCGTGCACCCCGAGTGCCGCCACGAGGTGGTCACCCGCGCCGACCTCGTGGGCTCGACCGAGTTCATCATCCGCACCATCGAGGCGGCCGAGCCCGGTTCGTCGTGGGCGATCGGCACCGAGCTCAACCTGGTGAAGCGGCTCGCCGACGCCCACCCCGACAAGAACATCTCGTTCCTCGACCGCACGGTCTGCTACTGCTCGACGATGAACCGCATCGACCTGCCCCACCTCGTGTGGGCGCTGGAGTCGCTCGTGGCCGGGCAGGTCCCGAACGTCATCGCCGTCGACGCCGAGACGCAGGAGTGGGCGCGGGTCGCGCTGCAGCGGATGCTCGACCTCCCCGGCCGCACGGCCCGCTGA